In Vibrio diazotrophicus, the following proteins share a genomic window:
- a CDS encoding zinc transporter ZntB → MDFLIDHWQFSGQQPTQPTDKSTSLEAHHWYHCQRDVPGVREWLLENAIPASIVDSLLAEDTRPLFEQYDEQSFLLILRGVNLNDNADPADMLSVRILYYQGVLISTRKIPSKTINAIRESLKQGLGPKTLADLVLNIIDGLNKNIDNYLNSVEDRIEAFDSELELSEDMMDTHKALLKIKRFIKPQQYAIDDYLSSDVPLANFKNMRLRHSVNTITRINETLDFFLSELDIIKGELRQYHAEKMNQNTYLFSVIAAIFLPTSFLTGLLGVNVGGIPGTESPIAFALFCFGLVGIFAVEFWILKRLQFFSKN, encoded by the coding sequence ATGGATTTTTTAATCGATCACTGGCAGTTTTCAGGGCAGCAACCAACTCAACCAACAGATAAGTCAACCTCGCTAGAGGCTCATCATTGGTATCATTGCCAACGAGATGTACCGGGTGTTCGTGAGTGGCTTCTAGAGAACGCTATCCCCGCATCGATTGTCGACAGCTTGTTAGCTGAAGATACGCGCCCGTTGTTTGAGCAATATGACGAACAGAGTTTTCTGTTGATACTAAGAGGCGTCAATCTCAACGACAATGCCGATCCAGCAGATATGCTCAGTGTTCGCATTCTGTATTATCAAGGTGTGCTGATTTCCACTCGTAAGATTCCATCTAAAACCATCAATGCTATCCGTGAATCTCTAAAGCAAGGTCTAGGACCAAAAACGCTTGCGGATCTTGTGCTGAACATTATTGATGGGCTCAACAAAAACATCGATAACTACCTTAATTCTGTTGAAGACAGAATTGAAGCGTTTGACAGTGAGCTAGAGCTCAGTGAAGACATGATGGACACTCATAAAGCCCTACTCAAAATCAAACGCTTCATCAAGCCTCAGCAGTACGCGATTGATGACTATTTGTCTTCAGATGTACCGTTAGCTAACTTCAAGAATATGCGCTTACGCCATAGCGTGAACACCATTACCCGTATTAATGAAACACTCGACTTTTTCCTCAGTGAGTTAGATATCATTAAAGGTGAGTTGCGCCAATACCACGCAGAAAAGATGAACCAGAACACTTATCTGTTCTCTGTGATTGCCGCTATCTTCTTACCGACCAGCTTTTTAACCGGTCTATTAGGTGTTAACGTAGGAGGCATTCCGGGAACCGAATCCCCTATTGCCTTTGCACTATTCTGCTTCGGGTTAGTAGGAATATTCGCTGTAGAGTTTTGGATACTAAAACGCCTACAGTTTTTCTCGAAAAATTAA
- a CDS encoding GNAT family N-acetyltransferase/peptidase C39 family protein, producing MDFRLAKSADLSALNALEQQLFEGDKISPRQMKRFLHSNQAVIFVADSGEELAGYALLLFHQGTQLSRLYSIAVKPDFRGRRIAQNLVEQCERAALDQGSTTLRLEVREDNTAAINLYEKMGYKTLKVLIHYYDDLCNGRRLQKRLTPHGPKVQLPMPLYVQTTPFTCGAACLLMSFSYLDKTFEPTRIQEMQLWREATTIFMAAGHGGCSGQGLALAATRRGFHVELWSQSKSTPFIDSVRDANKKAVIELVHQDFCQQLETQDVTTIDAPPSQEQLEEWVRQGACVLLLISTYRFDGKKEPHWIVLSGMSEKFFFFHDPHAEGEEHAIASAFVPLGKKALCQILGFGKQKHTACVVITPKAS from the coding sequence ATGGACTTTCGTCTTGCGAAAAGTGCTGATCTCTCTGCGCTTAATGCGTTAGAACAACAGCTATTTGAAGGAGATAAAATTTCTCCTCGTCAAATGAAGCGTTTTTTACACTCCAACCAAGCTGTCATTTTTGTGGCAGATTCGGGTGAGGAATTGGCTGGATATGCATTGCTACTATTTCATCAAGGTACACAGCTATCAAGGTTGTATTCAATTGCCGTTAAACCTGATTTCAGAGGACGGAGAATTGCTCAGAATTTGGTCGAGCAATGTGAGCGTGCAGCTCTTGATCAAGGCTCCACTACATTAAGGCTAGAAGTTCGCGAAGACAATACGGCAGCAATAAATTTATATGAAAAAATGGGCTATAAAACACTGAAAGTCCTGATTCATTATTACGATGATTTGTGCAATGGTCGCCGCTTACAGAAACGTCTTACACCGCACGGTCCGAAAGTGCAGTTACCTATGCCGTTGTATGTTCAAACCACGCCGTTTACTTGCGGTGCAGCCTGTTTGCTAATGAGTTTTTCTTATCTGGATAAAACCTTTGAACCGACACGAATTCAGGAGATGCAACTGTGGCGTGAAGCGACGACCATTTTCATGGCTGCTGGGCATGGTGGTTGTAGCGGACAAGGTTTAGCACTGGCTGCGACGCGTCGAGGTTTCCATGTTGAATTGTGGAGTCAGTCTAAGAGCACCCCGTTCATTGATAGTGTGCGTGATGCGAACAAGAAAGCGGTGATCGAGTTGGTTCATCAGGATTTTTGTCAGCAATTAGAAACACAAGATGTGACGACCATTGACGCACCGCCAAGCCAAGAGCAGTTGGAAGAGTGGGTAAGACAAGGTGCATGTGTACTGCTGCTTATCAGTACATATCGTTTTGATGGCAAGAAAGAACCTCACTGGATTGTATTAAGTGGTATGAGTGAGAAGTTTTTCTTCTTCCATGATCCTCATGCTGAAGGCGAGGAACATGCTATTGCCTCAGCGTTTGTACCACTGGGTAAAAAGGCGCTGTGCCAGATTTTAGGTTTTGGTAAGCAGAAACATACCGCGTGCGTAGTCATTACCCCTAAAGCGTCTTAA
- a CDS encoding substrate-binding domain-containing protein — protein MATIKDVAREAGVSVATVSRVINKSPKASKASIESVTKAMKDLGYRPNAAARALVSQSTNTIGVLVSDVSDPFFGTLVKAVDNVAHQAGKHLLIGNGYHEAEEERQAIDLLINSRCDALVIHSKALSDEELIAYAHEIKALVLINRHIPELADRCISLDNYKGAYLATEFLIRHGHEKIACISSSHHIEDADQRIEGYKDALAAHNISLPASYLELASPDSEGGEEAMTNLLTKSLDITGVVAYNDNMAAGALSVLEENGVKTPQDVSVIGFDDGLIARYVRPRLTTIRYPIQMMAEKAAKLALQLAKDEPLEQEPMCFSPTLVRRDSVDKAPSKSSSQ, from the coding sequence ATGGCAACCATAAAAGACGTAGCACGTGAAGCAGGCGTTTCAGTGGCAACGGTTTCACGCGTGATCAATAAATCTCCCAAAGCGAGTAAAGCTTCGATCGAATCAGTAACGAAAGCGATGAAAGATCTTGGCTACCGCCCGAATGCTGCTGCTCGCGCTTTAGTAAGCCAAAGTACAAACACAATTGGTGTGTTAGTGAGTGATGTGTCTGATCCTTTCTTTGGTACGTTAGTCAAAGCGGTTGATAATGTTGCTCATCAAGCGGGTAAACACTTACTGATAGGTAATGGTTACCATGAAGCAGAAGAAGAGCGCCAAGCTATCGATCTGCTGATAAACAGTCGCTGTGATGCTTTGGTCATTCACTCAAAAGCACTTTCTGATGAAGAACTGATTGCCTATGCTCACGAGATCAAAGCTTTGGTACTGATCAACCGCCATATTCCAGAGCTCGCGGATCGTTGTATCTCTCTAGATAACTACAAAGGCGCTTACTTAGCGACAGAATTTCTGATCCGCCACGGACATGAAAAGATCGCTTGTATCAGTTCTTCTCATCACATTGAAGATGCTGATCAGCGCATTGAAGGCTATAAAGACGCTCTCGCTGCACACAACATTTCCCTGCCAGCAAGTTATTTGGAACTCGCCTCTCCAGACAGTGAAGGCGGTGAAGAAGCCATGACGAACTTACTGACTAAATCTTTGGATATTACCGGTGTTGTTGCCTATAACGACAATATGGCAGCAGGCGCTCTTTCGGTACTGGAAGAAAATGGTGTGAAAACACCACAAGACGTTTCGGTTATCGGATTCGATGACGGTTTAATTGCACGCTATGTGCGCCCTCGCCTCACAACGATTCGTTACCCTATTCAAATGATGGCAGAGAAGGCGGCAAAACTCGCACTACAACTGGCTAAAGATGAACCGTTGGAACAAGAACCAATGTGTTTCTCTCCAACGTTAGTACGCCGAGATTCTGTAGACAAAGCACCGTCTAAAAGCTCGTCTCAATAA
- a CDS encoding Na/Pi symporter codes for MINQAASTAAPISSTTRTLRWTNLAFMIYLLLLAVTMVGDGFKWAAAEQAKVLFEFASHPVAGLMIGLVATALIQSSSTVTSIIVGLVAGGLPIETAIPMVMGANIGTTVTNTIVSLGHIRCKEEFKRAFASATIHDFFNLLAVVIFLPLEIMFGLLEKISHWLVSPFLAGGDMSMKGLNFIKPITSPVVGALKHQLAVLGDMFGGIALVVLGIATIFVAITVIGKLMKSLMVGRAREILQHAIGRGPLHGIASGTVVTVLVQSSSTTTSLMVPLVGSGVLKVREVYPFTLGANIGTCITALLAATAVSGEFAVFALQIALVHLSFNVLATILIYGVPFLREIPLKGADYISDMAVKSKSVVAGYLLSVFIVIPSVILALS; via the coding sequence ATGATAAACCAAGCAGCTTCAACAGCGGCTCCGATTTCGTCAACGACTCGTACGCTTCGCTGGACAAACTTGGCTTTCATGATTTATTTGCTATTACTTGCCGTAACAATGGTAGGCGATGGCTTTAAATGGGCGGCAGCTGAACAAGCAAAAGTGCTTTTTGAGTTTGCTTCACACCCAGTTGCAGGATTAATGATTGGCTTAGTGGCGACAGCCCTGATCCAATCTTCAAGTACAGTCACATCAATCATCGTAGGTCTGGTTGCCGGTGGTTTACCTATCGAAACTGCAATTCCTATGGTAATGGGCGCGAACATTGGTACAACAGTAACCAACACTATCGTTAGCCTTGGTCACATTCGTTGTAAAGAAGAGTTCAAACGCGCATTCGCAAGTGCAACTATTCACGACTTTTTCAACTTGCTTGCCGTTGTCATATTCCTTCCTTTAGAGATCATGTTCGGTCTACTAGAGAAAATTTCTCACTGGTTAGTATCACCATTCCTTGCTGGCGGTGATATGAGCATGAAAGGTCTGAACTTCATCAAACCAATCACTAGCCCTGTTGTAGGCGCACTAAAACATCAACTAGCGGTTCTTGGTGACATGTTTGGCGGTATTGCATTAGTGGTTCTTGGTATTGCGACGATCTTTGTTGCGATTACCGTGATTGGCAAGCTGATGAAGAGCCTAATGGTTGGCCGTGCTCGTGAAATTCTGCAACACGCTATTGGTCGCGGTCCGCTACACGGTATTGCCTCTGGTACTGTTGTGACAGTATTGGTTCAGTCTTCTTCAACAACAACTAGCTTGATGGTTCCTCTTGTAGGTTCTGGTGTACTAAAAGTTCGCGAAGTGTACCCATTTACCCTTGGTGCTAACATCGGTACTTGTATTACAGCTCTGCTGGCTGCAACAGCGGTTTCAGGTGAGTTTGCAGTGTTCGCACTACAGATTGCTCTGGTACACCTATCGTTCAACGTACTTGCGACAATCTTGATTTACGGTGTTCCGTTCTTACGCGAAATTCCGTTGAAAGGCGCCGATTACATTTCAGACATGGCGGTGAAAAGTAAGTCTGTGGTTGCAGGATACTTACTCTCAGTATTCATCGTTATCCCAAGCGTAATTCTTGCTTTGTCTTAA
- a CDS encoding RimK family protein — MANLLIVTDQASDWQQYFPSEQVVSVAQYLDADWKNNFRSVQVVNLCRDYDYMSNGYYCSLMAEARGHRVIPRVMAINDINQPFLLSSGLLKLNKLCKNTDSIHCKIYFGRTPEPGLDKLARRLFEQFMVPVIELKMHKYQGQWQINRIAPYPFQDLEDQEQDFFIESLEMFSTKVWRKPKQEKKYRYDVAMLVDSEEKMPPSDASALKRFARAANRLGMNLETISPDDLSRLGEFDGLFIRATTNISNYTYRFAKTAEKMGLVVMDDSESIMKCTNKVFLTELLQRNNVPAPKGVIVKSFDEGWKEKLLSQLELPMVLKIPDGAFSRGVVKVRTEEELEKEASALFEKSALILAQAFMPTDFDWRIGVMNRQPIFACKYMMSRGHWQIYQHHNSGRVSSGGFETLDLKQVPKNVVDVAVKAANLIGSGLYGVDLKEIDGQVYVIEVNDNPSIDHHVEDAFLGDLLYDRVMTEFLRRIQMRGF; from the coding sequence ATGGCAAACCTTTTAATCGTGACAGACCAAGCAAGCGACTGGCAACAATACTTCCCTTCCGAACAAGTTGTCAGCGTCGCCCAATACCTTGATGCAGACTGGAAAAACAACTTCCGTAGCGTTCAAGTGGTCAATTTGTGTCGTGATTATGATTATATGAGCAACGGCTACTACTGCTCATTGATGGCAGAGGCTCGTGGGCACCGCGTTATTCCGCGCGTCATGGCAATTAACGACATCAACCAGCCATTTCTGCTCTCTTCCGGTTTATTGAAACTCAATAAACTGTGCAAAAACACCGATTCTATTCACTGTAAAATCTACTTCGGACGCACGCCAGAGCCGGGGTTGGATAAGCTTGCTCGTCGCCTGTTCGAGCAGTTCATGGTGCCTGTTATTGAACTGAAAATGCACAAGTACCAAGGTCAATGGCAGATTAACCGAATTGCACCATACCCATTCCAAGATTTGGAAGATCAAGAGCAAGACTTCTTCATCGAGTCTCTGGAAATGTTCTCAACAAAAGTATGGCGTAAACCGAAGCAAGAGAAAAAATACCGCTACGATGTGGCAATGCTGGTTGATTCTGAAGAGAAAATGCCTCCTTCAGATGCTTCAGCACTGAAACGCTTTGCTCGTGCAGCAAACCGCCTAGGTATGAACTTGGAAACCATTTCACCTGACGACTTATCTCGCTTAGGTGAGTTTGATGGCCTATTCATCCGCGCTACGACCAACATCAGCAACTACACCTATCGTTTTGCCAAAACCGCAGAAAAGATGGGCTTAGTGGTCATGGACGATTCTGAATCGATCATGAAATGTACCAACAAGGTATTTTTGACCGAGCTATTGCAACGCAACAACGTGCCAGCGCCAAAAGGCGTGATTGTGAAAAGCTTTGATGAAGGCTGGAAAGAGAAGCTGCTTTCTCAGCTCGAATTGCCTATGGTATTGAAGATTCCTGATGGTGCTTTCTCTCGCGGCGTTGTAAAGGTGCGCACGGAAGAAGAGTTAGAAAAAGAAGCTTCCGCTCTGTTTGAAAAGAGTGCGCTGATTTTAGCTCAAGCCTTTATGCCTACTGATTTTGACTGGCGTATTGGTGTGATGAACCGACAACCAATCTTCGCCTGTAAATATATGATGAGTCGCGGTCACTGGCAGATTTATCAACACCACAATAGCGGACGAGTTTCGTCTGGTGGTTTTGAAACACTCGATTTAAAACAAGTACCGAAAAATGTGGTGGATGTCGCCGTTAAAGCGGCCAACCTTATCGGTAGCGGCTTGTATGGTGTTGACCTAAAAGAGATTGACGGCCAAGTCTATGTGATCGAAGTGAACGACAACCCAAGTATTGACCATCACGTAGAAGATGCTTTCTTGGGCGACTTACTTTACGACCGAGTGATGACTGAGTTCCTGCGCCGCATTCAAATGCGTGGCTTCTAA
- a CDS encoding gamma-glutamylcyclotransferase family protein: MYIFGYGSLMNSHSRQLTGQTGSAIPVIAHGLVRSWGKIDDTYTISPLVVNTGEGQVNGVLLEIDDAALVEFDRRESGYQRVALHPDQIETDIEFDRNKAIWVYVTEQHLHPCEKSPIVQSYVDTVICGCLEVSEAFAKYFVQHTVGWHHPLLNDRHNPKYVRLAGVCQSKHSFIDNLVASVR, translated from the coding sequence ATGTATATTTTTGGCTACGGAAGCCTAATGAATTCACATTCCCGACAGCTCACTGGACAAACCGGAAGCGCCATTCCAGTTATTGCGCACGGGCTAGTTCGCTCTTGGGGGAAAATTGATGACACTTACACTATCTCTCCGCTAGTCGTGAACACTGGTGAAGGTCAGGTTAACGGTGTGCTGTTGGAAATTGATGACGCGGCACTGGTTGAGTTTGATCGTCGAGAAAGTGGTTACCAACGCGTTGCGCTTCACCCTGACCAAATTGAAACTGATATTGAGTTCGACAGAAACAAAGCGATCTGGGTGTATGTCACCGAGCAACATCTTCATCCTTGCGAGAAAAGTCCGATTGTTCAAAGCTATGTTGATACCGTGATTTGTGGTTGTTTAGAAGTCTCTGAAGCGTTTGCCAAATACTTCGTTCAGCATACTGTTGGATGGCATCATCCACTGCTCAATGACCGCCATAATCCTAAATACGTGAGGCTTGCCGGCGTTTGCCAATCTAAACATTCTTTTATTGATAATCTTGTTGCCAGCGTCCGTTAA
- the galM gene encoding galactose-1-epimerase — MTHSLFETMTQSPAYDGKPAMLVELTNASGVQVVLMDIGATWLSCQIPVAGEMREVLLGLSTMEDFKQHGSFLGVTVGRYANRIANSQYSWQGETYTLAANQGAHCLHGGKEGWSHRRWNIANQSNQKVEFSIFSADGDQGFPGNATASVTYELTDDNQIVISYKASTDKASPLNLTNHAYFNLLGAESGTDILEHKLQVNADYYLPTTSEGIPLGELASVENTSFDFRTAKTVKQDLLTDEQQKNCKGYDHSFLLDDSCKTGQTVATVEAPDGSLSMQVLTDKPAIQFYGGNFLEGTPNRKGSTYKQYQGLALETQYLPDSPNHSDWPQESCFTLPGEEYAFTTVYKFNVLANYT; from the coding sequence ATGACCCATTCTTTATTTGAAACAATGACTCAATCACCCGCTTACGATGGCAAGCCTGCAATGCTGGTAGAGCTGACGAATGCGAGTGGTGTGCAAGTTGTGCTTATGGATATTGGTGCAACGTGGTTAAGTTGCCAAATACCTGTCGCAGGCGAAATGCGCGAAGTTTTGCTTGGCTTAAGCACTATGGAAGACTTCAAGCAGCATGGCAGCTTCTTAGGAGTGACGGTTGGTCGCTATGCAAACCGCATTGCAAACTCTCAATACTCTTGGCAAGGCGAAACCTATACGTTAGCAGCGAATCAAGGTGCGCATTGTTTGCATGGTGGTAAAGAGGGTTGGAGTCATCGTCGCTGGAATATCGCCAATCAAAGTAATCAGAAAGTTGAATTCTCAATTTTCTCTGCTGATGGTGACCAAGGATTTCCGGGTAATGCGACCGCATCGGTGACTTATGAGCTTACTGACGATAATCAGATCGTGATTAGCTACAAAGCATCAACCGATAAAGCGTCACCGCTGAATCTGACTAACCATGCTTATTTCAATTTGCTCGGCGCAGAATCTGGTACAGATATTCTTGAGCACAAACTGCAAGTTAATGCAGACTATTATCTGCCAACCACATCTGAGGGTATTCCTTTGGGTGAACTGGCGAGTGTTGAAAACACCAGTTTTGACTTCCGTACAGCGAAAACGGTCAAGCAAGATCTATTAACAGATGAACAGCAGAAAAACTGCAAAGGCTATGACCACAGCTTCTTACTTGATGACAGCTGTAAAACGGGACAAACGGTCGCAACCGTTGAAGCGCCTGACGGTTCTTTGTCTATGCAGGTGTTGACCGATAAACCAGCGATTCAGTTTTATGGTGGCAACTTCTTAGAAGGAACGCCTAACCGAAAAGGTTCCACATACAAACAGTATCAAGGTCTTGCTTTAGAAACTCAGTATTTGCCGGATTCACCGAATCATTCTGATTGGCCTCAGGAGAGTTGTTTTACTCTTCCAGGCGAAGAATACGCTTTTACCACTGTGTATAAGTTCAACGTTTTGGCGAACTATACCTAA
- a CDS encoding adenosine deaminase, which produces MKRFIQQLPKVELHLHIEGSLEPELMFELAKRNNINIPFSSPEEVHAAYQFSNLQSFLDIYYQGANVLIHEQDFFDLTWAYMLRCKQDNVIHTEIFFDPQTHTDRGIAFGTVINGISKALDKAQQELGISSQIIMCFLRHLSEPAAMETLLQALPFKDKIIGVGLDSSEQGHPPEKFENVFREARNAGFITVAHAGEEGPAMNIRNAIDLLGVQRVDHGVRCVEDAALVEELKQTRMPLTVCPLSNLKLKVFQQMEQHNIVQLLRQGLCVTINSDDPAYFGGYMTDNFNAVADAHPMSYQELTQFTLNAIEASFISDQEKARMTEQTKAYLAQYL; this is translated from the coding sequence ATGAAACGATTTATCCAACAACTGCCAAAAGTTGAACTTCATTTACACATTGAAGGTTCTCTTGAGCCAGAGTTGATGTTTGAACTGGCAAAACGCAACAACATTAACATCCCCTTCTCTTCTCCAGAAGAAGTTCATGCGGCTTATCAGTTTTCAAACCTACAGTCTTTTCTCGACATCTATTATCAGGGCGCGAATGTTCTGATTCACGAGCAGGATTTCTTCGATCTTACTTGGGCTTATATGCTTCGTTGCAAGCAAGACAACGTTATCCATACTGAGATTTTCTTTGACCCACAAACTCATACCGATCGTGGAATCGCGTTTGGAACCGTGATCAATGGTATTAGCAAAGCACTTGATAAAGCACAGCAAGAGTTAGGTATTTCTAGCCAAATCATTATGTGTTTCTTACGCCACCTGAGCGAACCCGCTGCGATGGAAACCTTGCTTCAGGCATTGCCATTTAAAGATAAAATCATCGGCGTTGGTTTGGACTCTTCTGAACAAGGTCACCCGCCGGAGAAGTTTGAGAATGTGTTCCGTGAAGCGAGAAACGCGGGTTTTATTACCGTCGCTCACGCTGGTGAAGAAGGTCCAGCAATGAATATCCGTAACGCTATCGACCTTTTGGGTGTACAACGTGTCGACCACGGTGTGCGCTGTGTTGAAGATGCAGCATTAGTGGAAGAACTTAAACAAACTCGTATGCCATTGACTGTATGCCCTCTTTCGAACTTGAAACTGAAAGTTTTTCAGCAGATGGAACAGCACAACATTGTGCAACTGCTGCGTCAAGGGCTTTGCGTCACCATCAATTCTGACGACCCAGCGTATTTTGGCGGTTACATGACAGATAACTTCAACGCAGTCGCGGATGCTCACCCTATGTCTTACCAAGAGTTAACGCAATTCACCTTGAATGCGATTGAAGCGAGCTTTATTTCTGACCAGGAAAAAGCGCGTATGACCGAACAAACTAAAGCTTACTTAGCTCAATACCTATAG
- a CDS encoding UDP-glucose--hexose-1-phosphate uridylyltransferase, with the protein MSNTEFNPIDHPHRRYNPLTGQWVLVSPHRAKRPWSGQDEKPSVAELPAYDAKCFLCPTNERISGDKNPDYKGTYVFNNDFAALMADSPDAPENEHPLFKVQGVRGLSRVICFSPDHSKTLPELSPQAIRGVIDTWNEQIEELGKEYLWVQAFENKGETMGCSQPHPHGQIWANSFLPNEIERKDNNLRAYYQENNSNLLVDYVQAELKDGSRIVVETEHWVALVPYWAAWPFETMLLPKTHIRRMSELSDEMRDDLAIAIKKLTSRYDNLFQCSFPYSMGWHYAPFFTDGQSVEHWQLHALFYPPLLRSASIRKFMVGYEMLAETQRDLTAEQAAERLRSLSDVHYKEQ; encoded by the coding sequence ATGTCGAATACTGAATTTAACCCTATAGATCATCCGCATCGTCGCTACAACCCATTAACTGGGCAGTGGGTGCTTGTTTCTCCTCATCGAGCTAAGCGTCCTTGGAGTGGTCAGGATGAAAAGCCATCTGTCGCTGAACTGCCTGCTTATGATGCGAAGTGCTTCCTGTGTCCAACCAACGAGCGGATTTCTGGCGATAAGAACCCAGACTACAAAGGCACTTATGTTTTTAACAACGACTTTGCCGCGTTAATGGCTGATTCTCCTGATGCACCTGAAAATGAACATCCCCTATTTAAGGTGCAAGGCGTTCGCGGTTTAAGTCGGGTTATCTGTTTTTCGCCAGACCACAGCAAGACTTTGCCTGAATTATCTCCTCAAGCAATTCGTGGTGTGATTGACACATGGAATGAGCAGATTGAAGAGCTAGGCAAAGAGTATCTCTGGGTTCAGGCTTTTGAAAATAAAGGCGAAACCATGGGATGTTCTCAACCGCATCCACACGGCCAAATCTGGGCAAATAGCTTTTTACCAAATGAAATAGAGCGTAAAGACAATAACTTACGCGCCTATTATCAAGAGAATAACTCAAACCTGCTGGTGGATTATGTACAGGCAGAGTTAAAAGACGGTTCCAGAATTGTCGTTGAAACAGAACATTGGGTAGCGCTAGTGCCTTACTGGGCGGCATGGCCATTTGAAACCATGTTATTACCGAAAACCCACATCCGCCGCATGAGCGAGCTGAGCGATGAAATGCGTGATGATCTGGCTATTGCGATTAAAAAATTAACCAGTCGTTATGACAACCTGTTCCAGTGCTCATTCCCATATTCAATGGGTTGGCATTACGCACCGTTTTTTACAGATGGTCAGAGCGTTGAACATTGGCAATTACATGCCTTGTTCTATCCGCCACTACTGCGTAGCGCAAGCATTCGTAAATTTATGGTTGGTTATGAAATGTTAGCGGAAACTCAGCGAGACTTAACTGCAGAACAAGCCGCAGAGCGACTACGCTCGTTATCAGACGTACATTACAAAGAACAATAA
- the galK gene encoding galactokinase, whose protein sequence is MSLINSVEAAFEAVLGYKASHLIQAPGRVNLIGEHTDYNDGFVLPCAINYQTVVAASPRSDSKVKVVAVDYGNAIDEFDLTQPITFVENKMWANYIRGVVKYLMERGYSFNGADIAVSGNVPQGAGLSSSAALEVVIGQTFKELYYLPISQAEIALNGQQAENQFVGCNCGIMDQLISAEGQANSALLIDCRSLETKAVSMPEDMAVVIINSNKQRGLVDSEYNTRRQQCEEAAQIFGVKALRDVSIEMFNDKVEQLDPVVAKRARHVITENERTLQAADALSAGDLKRMGELMEQSHASMRDDFEITVKEIDALVDIVKDVIGDQGGVRMTGGGFGGCIVALVPPSLVDDVEKAVETLYPQQSGLTATFYVCQAKAGAGLIH, encoded by the coding sequence ATGAGCTTAATTAATAGTGTTGAAGCTGCATTTGAAGCAGTACTGGGTTATAAGGCAAGCCATCTTATTCAGGCTCCTGGTCGAGTAAATCTGATTGGTGAACATACCGATTACAATGATGGTTTCGTTTTGCCTTGTGCGATTAACTACCAAACTGTGGTTGCGGCCTCTCCTCGTTCTGATTCGAAGGTCAAAGTAGTTGCTGTGGATTATGGTAATGCGATTGACGAGTTCGATTTAACTCAGCCAATTACCTTTGTCGAAAACAAAATGTGGGCAAACTACATTCGTGGTGTAGTGAAATACTTGATGGAACGCGGTTACTCTTTTAACGGTGCCGATATCGCAGTGAGCGGTAATGTACCTCAAGGCGCGGGTTTAAGTTCTTCTGCTGCATTAGAAGTGGTTATTGGCCAGACATTTAAAGAGCTTTACTACTTACCTATTAGCCAAGCGGAAATCGCCTTAAATGGTCAGCAAGCTGAAAACCAGTTTGTCGGTTGTAACTGCGGCATCATGGATCAGCTTATCTCTGCTGAAGGTCAGGCAAATTCTGCGCTTCTTATCGACTGTCGCAGTCTAGAAACCAAAGCGGTTTCAATGCCTGAAGATATGGCGGTCGTCATCATCAACTCGAACAAGCAACGCGGCTTAGTCGACAGTGAATACAACACTCGCCGCCAGCAATGTGAAGAGGCAGCACAAATCTTTGGTGTGAAAGCGCTTCGCGATGTTTCTATCGAAATGTTTAACGACAAAGTAGAGCAGCTCGATCCTGTTGTTGCAAAACGTGCTCGTCACGTAATCACAGAAAATGAACGTACCCTGCAAGCGGCGGATGCTTTAAGCGCTGGTGACTTAAAACGCATGGGTGAACTAATGGAACAGTCGCATGCGTCGATGCGTGATGACTTTGAAATCACAGTTAAAGAAATCGATGCCTTAGTAGACATCGTGAAAGATGTGATTGGCGATCAAGGCGGCGTACGTATGACAGGCGGTGGTTTTGGTGGCTGTATTGTCGCGCTGGTTCCGCCATCATTGGTTGATGATGTGGAAAAAGCGGTTGAAACCCTTTACCCACAACAAAGTGGTCTTACTGCAACCTTTTATGTGTGTCAGGCAAAAGCTGGCGCTGGTTTGATTCACTAG